TATCAAAAATTAAGTTTGCTTAATCCCGACAAAAACGCTTATTTTGCGCAGAAGATACAAGAACTAAAATCTTTAATAGATAAAAGCAAACATTAATATTTATGTTAATCATTTTTGGTATCCTGATCATATTAGCCTGTGTGTTGTTGGGCTTTTTCGTGCTGATCCAGAACCCTAAAGGAGGCGGCCTGTCCGGTTCTTTTGGTGGTATTGGCAATCAGGTGATCGGGGTGCGTCAGACAACTGACGTTTTGGAAAAAGGTACCTGGATACTGGCAACTATCATTGCTGTACTCTGCCTGACAGCTCCTTTCTTTATCGGTAAATCCAGCAAGGTATCCAATTCCGCACCTACTGCCATCGAAAGAGCTGGCGGTGGCGTACCTGCTCCGGCTCCTGCACCTGCGCAACTGCCAGGTACCCAGCCACAACAACCGGCGCCGAACACTCCGGCTCCATCCACTCCGGGCAAATAATATCTTTCTGAATAATATTTTATAAAACCTCGCCGTGAAAAGCGAGGTTTTTTTAATCACTACCCGCTACGAATGGCTAAGAAACGAAAACCTACCAACGTATGGCTTAAACGCAGCCTCGTCATCGCCGGCTGCCTGGCCGCAGGTATCC
The Chitinophaga varians genome window above contains:
- the secG gene encoding preprotein translocase subunit SecG, translated to MLIIFGILIILACVLLGFFVLIQNPKGGGLSGSFGGIGNQVIGVRQTTDVLEKGTWILATIIAVLCLTAPFFIGKSSKVSNSAPTAIERAGGGVPAPAPAPAQLPGTQPQQPAPNTPAPSTPGK